One Mycolicibacter sp. MU0083 DNA window includes the following coding sequences:
- a CDS encoding NADH-quinone oxidoreductase subunit B family protein, protein MSWLGRIRNLGRVTEPAGPRPQAATEPPAGVTGSLQIRHVDAGSCNGCEIEIGGAFGPVYDAERFGARLVASPRHADALLVTGVVTRNMAEPLRNTLDATPHPRKVIACGDCALNRGVFAQAYAAVGSVGEVVPVDVEIPGCPPTPDQIIAALRSVTGR, encoded by the coding sequence ATGAGCTGGCTCGGCCGCATCCGCAACCTGGGCCGCGTCACCGAACCCGCGGGCCCACGCCCACAGGCGGCTACCGAACCGCCGGCCGGCGTCACCGGATCCCTGCAGATCCGCCACGTCGACGCCGGGTCCTGCAACGGCTGCGAGATCGAGATCGGCGGCGCCTTCGGGCCGGTCTACGACGCCGAACGCTTCGGCGCCCGACTGGTCGCCTCACCGCGTCACGCCGATGCGCTGCTGGTCACCGGCGTGGTCACCCGCAACATGGCGGAACCGCTGCGCAACACCCTCGACGCCACACCCCATCCGCGGAAAGTGATCGCGTGCGGGGACTGCGCACTCAACCGCGGCGTGTTCGCGCAGGCGTACGCGGCCGTGGGCTCCGTAGGTGAGGTCGTCCCGGTGGATGTGGAGATCCCCGGCTGCCCGCCCACCCCGGATCAGATCATCGCCGCACTGCGATCGGTGACCGGTCGGTGA
- a CDS encoding ArsR/SmtB family transcription factor produces the protein MPNSLHQVKAEFFKTLGHPARIRVLELLAERDHTVGELLPEIGLEASNLSQQLGVLRRAGVVTTTKDGTTVVYSIASPVITELLTVARKAITGLLNDQVAILDDLMAEK, from the coding sequence GTGCCGAACTCGCTACATCAGGTGAAAGCCGAGTTCTTCAAGACCCTGGGACACCCCGCCCGGATCCGAGTACTCGAACTGCTCGCCGAACGTGACCACACCGTCGGTGAGCTGCTTCCCGAGATCGGGCTGGAAGCGTCGAATCTCTCCCAGCAACTCGGCGTACTGCGCCGCGCCGGTGTGGTCACCACCACCAAGGACGGCACCACCGTGGTCTACTCCATCGCCTCCCCGGTGATCACCGAACTGCTCACCGTGGCGCGCAAGGCGATCACCGGCCTGCTCAACGACCAAGTGGCGATCCTCGACGACCTGATGGCGGAGAAATGA
- the pyrH gene encoding UMP kinase yields MTEPTSTDGERPDGRPPYTRVLLKLGGEMFGGGQVGLDPDVVAQVARQIAEVVRSGVQVAVVIGGGNFFRGAQLQQRGMERMRSDYMGMLGTVMNSLALQDFLEKEGIDTRVQTAITMGQVAEPYIPLRAQRHLEKGRVVIFGAGMGLPYFSTDTTAAQRALEIGAQVVLMAKAVDGVFTADPRTDPDARLLTSITHRQALEQGLKVADATAFSLCMDNGMPILVFNLLTDGNIARAVAGERIGTLVTT; encoded by the coding sequence ATGACGGAGCCGACGAGTACCGACGGCGAGCGACCTGACGGCCGCCCCCCTTACACCCGGGTATTGCTCAAGCTCGGTGGGGAGATGTTCGGTGGCGGGCAGGTCGGCCTCGATCCCGATGTGGTGGCGCAGGTGGCACGTCAGATCGCCGAGGTCGTCCGTAGCGGGGTCCAGGTCGCGGTGGTGATCGGCGGCGGCAACTTCTTCCGCGGCGCGCAGTTGCAACAGCGCGGTATGGAACGCATGCGCTCGGACTACATGGGCATGCTCGGCACCGTGATGAACAGCCTTGCGCTGCAGGACTTCCTGGAGAAGGAAGGCATCGACACCCGGGTCCAGACGGCGATCACCATGGGGCAGGTGGCCGAGCCCTACATTCCGCTGCGGGCGCAGCGGCACTTGGAGAAGGGCCGGGTGGTGATCTTCGGCGCCGGCATGGGGCTGCCGTACTTCTCCACCGACACCACAGCGGCCCAGCGGGCATTGGAGATCGGTGCACAGGTGGTGTTGATGGCCAAAGCCGTCGACGGAGTGTTCACCGCCGACCCGCGGACCGACCCCGACGCCCGGCTGTTGACCTCGATCACCCACCGGCAGGCTCTCGAACAGGGCCTGAAGGTGGCCGATGCCACCGCGTTCAGCCTCTGCATGGACAATGGCATGCCGATCCTGGTGTTCAACCTGTTGACTGATGGAAATATCGCCCGTGCGGTTGCGGGTGAGAGGATCGGAACACTGGTCACCACCTGA